The sequence GGCGCCTCGAAACTGGCCTGCGAGGCTCTCATCTCGTCCTACTGCCACACGTTCGACCTGAAAGCCTGCCTCTATCGATTCGCCAACGTGGTGGGGTCCAGGAGCACGCATGGCGTCATACACGATTTCATCGAGAAGCTGAGAGCCGATCCCGCGAAACTCGAGATACTCGGACGGGAGCCCGGGACCGTGAAGTCCTACTGTCACATATCCGACTGTGTTCAAGCTCTGGTCCATGGATGGAAGGTTCTCTCCGAACCCGTGGAGATGTACAACATCGGTAGCGTGGACGCGATCGACGTGAAGAAGATCGCAGACATAGTATCCAGGGAACTGGATCTGGAGCAGGTCGAATACGATTGGACGGGCGGCGTCGATGACGGGCGAGGATGGAAGGGGGACGTGAGGAAGATGCAGCTATCCATCGAGAAGCTGAAGTCAACCGGATGGACGCCCAATTACGGGAGCGAGGATGCCGTTAGACTGGCAGCTCGAGAACTGATTTCCGGGGAATGAGCTTTAAATAGTCTTACCACGCTTTTTCGTGGAAGGGCCCGTAGGGTAGTTTGGTCAATCCTTGGGGCTTTGGGAGCCTTAGACTCCAGTTCGAATCTGGGCGGGCCCACTCTTACTATTTGCAGAGGTCTCCCTACTTGAAGACCGGTTGAATGGCAAATTCCTCCGCGAGCGCGACCATGTCTGCCTCCGACGGACGTGCTTCGAATCGATTGGCTGCATCCAACACCTTGGGCAGAAGCTGCATATCGCCCGTTGTGATCAGAAAGCTGTCCTGAAAGCCCAATGACCACTGCACCGACTTATCGATGGCATCCTGGGTCTCTAACGGTTCATAGAAGTACGTATTGTAAGTCTTGGAACCACCCCGACACGGCCACCGAGCAATGGATTTCATGGTTTGTACCGCAGCATTGCGATTCCGGCACATCTCAACCAACTCATTGAAGTCAGCTGCATAACGGGGATTCTGCATCATCATATAGTTGTACGGCAATTGGACCGTATCGAAATCAAATCGCTCCAAGCTTTGTTTATGCATTGCCGGCACTTTGCTACCGTGGCCAGTCACTCCCAGAAACCGTACCCAACCTTCGTCACGCGCTTCAATAAGGGCCTCCAAGGCACCCTCGGGCCCCATCGCCTTTTCCCATCCCGCCGGATTGGTCAGGCCGTGCATCTGCCAG is a genomic window of Candidatus Thermoplasmatota archaeon containing:
- a CDS encoding NAD-dependent epimerase/dehydratase family protein: MKIENRKILLTGGAGFIGSHLADELLRLGNDVAVVDNFSSGRREFISHLESNERFSLKEADILSDDVEPLIGDSDCVFHLAANPDVRLGIEDTRVHLDQNIIATYRLLEGMRKTGVKELLFTSTSTVYGEASQIPTAEDYGPLVPISLYGASKLACEALISSYCHTFDLKACLYRFANVVGSRSTHGVIHDFIEKLRADPAKLEILGREPGTVKSYCHISDCVQALVHGWKVLSEPVEMYNIGSVDAIDVKKIADIVSRELDLEQVEYDWTGGVDDGRGWKGDVRKMQLSIEKLKSTGWTPNYGSEDAVRLAARELISGE
- a CDS encoding aldo/keto reductase, which gives rise to WQMHGLTNPAGWEKAMGPEGALEALIEARDEGWVRFLGVTGHGSKVPAMHKQSLERFDFDTVQLPYNYMMMQNPRYAADFNELVEMCRNRNAAVQTMKSIARWPCRGGSKTYNTYFYEPLETQDAIDKSVQWSLGFQDSFLITTGDMQLLPKVLDAANRFEARPSEADMVALAEEFAIQPVFK